Genomic DNA from Niallia circulans:
TCTCTATTTCATCTTCCTTATACAATATGTTTCCTGTCACGACCGTTTGTTTCACATTGCTTAGTGGTGACTGAAAGTAAATAATGCATCCAATGAGGAGAAAAAAGAGCATGAGCAGAAATATGAGGCGTTTGTTTGCTTTCTTCCTTCGCTGCTGTTTTAATTTAGGAATTCTATCTTCAATGGAAACAATCTTTCCTTTTTCCAAGTAACCACCTCTAATATGAGAATGTCAGCAGAAAATTTCGCCGCCATCTCATAATTACTTATTATATATCGGATTTAACCAGTTTTTTTTCAAGCAAAAAGCAGTATGTTTGAATCATTTTTATTAAACAAAACATAATGTCAAGCTTTTCTGGTTTCATCCATTTGATTATAGCATCCACCAAAAAACTTGAGGAAGAACTGGGGAGAAAGAAACACTCCCACCCAGCGTTATTTTTTCACTACATCCTGCATCACTTTAAACAGTCTCATTGCTGCATCTGGAATACCCAGCTCAAGAGAGGCGTTTTTCATGCTTTGCAGCTTTTCTGGCTGCAGCATTATTTCGTCTATCTCTGACACAAGATTTTCACCATTTAATTCACGCTCTAACAGCAGCTTCGCTGCACCATTGTTAGTAAGTGAATGGGCGTTTTTCTCCTGATGATTATTTGTCACATAAGGACTCGGAATCAAAATGCTTGGAATTCCCAGAGATGTTAGCTCAGCCAATGTTGTTGCACCTGCTCTTGCTACAGTTAAATCTATTCCTGCAAGAACCTCAGGCATATTGTGAACAAATGGCTTTATGATAACATTTTCAGGATTCCCAACCTTCTCCACTTCCTTCCTCACTGCTTCATAATGCACCTCACCAGTGACGTAAAGAACTTGATATGATTTTTTTCCGAATTCAGGAAGCGCAGAAATAACTGCATCATTAATAGGTCTAGCTCCCCTGCTGCCTCCGAAAATCAATACTGCCTGATCCTTTAGCTTCAGTCCTGCAGACAGTTTTCCTTTAATCGCATCCTGATTTAGTACTTCAGACGCACGAGGATTCCCTGTTAAAACTACTTTCTCCTTTGGGAAGAACTGCTCTGCTTCGGCAAAGCATGTTGCTACTTTATCCACATATTTACTTAAAAATTTATTAGTTAAACCAGGTACACTGTTTTGTTCATGGATGATTGTTGCTATGCCCATTTTTGCGGCAGCATACACAACAGGTCCACATACATAACCGCCAGTGCCGATTACAACGTCTGCTTTAAATTCCTTTAAGATTTTTTTGCATTTATTAACACCAGAAATGAATCTCCAAACCGTCTTAAGGTTTTCAGGCGAGAGCTTACGTTTAAATCCAGTAATATGTATCGCTTTAAATGGGATATCTTCACGACGCACCAATTTACTTTCTAAGCCTGCTTCAGTTCCTATGTACAAGAATTCAACATCCTTGACTTCCTTTTGTATTTCACGGATTAAGGCAAGTGCTGGATAAATATGTCCTCCTGTACCACCACCGCTAACCACTATTTTCATATTCCCACCTCATAACACGTACTTGTTCTTGTTGAAAAGCGCTTCATACGATTTCAAATCTACTTTATTATAGCTTTATTTATGAAAAACAGAAACTATCTTCTTTGAAAACTTTGGAGGATTTTCTTAAAGCCCAAACTAGATGTTCCCTATTGTACTATATTTTAAACCTGTTCGTACAATTACATAAAATTGAAAACAAAATGTAATACATTTTTGCAGGATACTGCTTAGCCCATTTTCGATTATTTTTCCGTAATTGTTCTTACTTATCAAGCATTTGAATAAGTGGTT
This window encodes:
- the murG gene encoding undecaprenyldiphospho-muramoylpentapeptide beta-N-acetylglucosaminyltransferase, producing MKIVVSGGGTGGHIYPALALIREIQKEVKDVEFLYIGTEAGLESKLVRREDIPFKAIHITGFKRKLSPENLKTVWRFISGVNKCKKILKEFKADVVIGTGGYVCGPVVYAAAKMGIATIIHEQNSVPGLTNKFLSKYVDKVATCFAEAEQFFPKEKVVLTGNPRASEVLNQDAIKGKLSAGLKLKDQAVLIFGGSRGARPINDAVISALPEFGKKSYQVLYVTGEVHYEAVRKEVEKVGNPENVIIKPFVHNMPEVLAGIDLTVARAGATTLAELTSLGIPSILIPSPYVTNNHQEKNAHSLTNNGAAKLLLERELNGENLVSEIDEIMLQPEKLQSMKNASLELGIPDAAMRLFKVMQDVVKK